A window from Heteronotia binoei isolate CCM8104 ecotype False Entrance Well chromosome 15, APGP_CSIRO_Hbin_v1, whole genome shotgun sequence encodes these proteins:
- the LOC132583874 gene encoding olfactory receptor 10C1-like produces MENETSVTEFIILGFLTLPELKLLLFVAFSCLYFLTVLGNIIIIAIITVDGALQTPMYFFLRNLSFLELCFTSVTIPNMLVNLLLEETKISFVGCATQLYFFLLLGVTECLLLTVMSYDRYVAICIPLRYTAIMNKRICIQFSAACWFVGLLVAAGHTAVIFSLSFCGPNIINHFFCDIQPLLMLVCGDTYWNEVQVIAVAGVVLMLPFILVLISYIRIITTILKMSSAKSRSKAFSTCSSHLIVVSLYYGTAVFMYTRPKASYSLDKDKWFTLLYCVVTPLVNPIIYSLRNKEVKGALWKLGDKMFQRLER; encoded by the coding sequence atggAAAATGAAACATCTGTGACTGAATTTATTATACTGGGTTTCTTGACACTCCCAGAGTTGAAACTTCTACTGTTTGTGGCATTTTCTTGCCTGTATTTCCTTACAGTACTTGGCAACATCATCATTATTGCCATAATTACTGTTGATGGTGCCTTACAGACTCCCATGTATTTCTTCCTAAGGAACTTATCCTTCTTGGAATTATGCTTCACTTCAGTCACCATACCCAACATGCTAGTGAATCTGCTCTTGGAAGAAACCAAAATCTCTTTTGTTGGGTGTGCAACACAGCTCTATTTCTTTTTACTGCTTGGTGTCACAGAATGTCTTCTCCTCACTGTCATGTCCTATGACCGCTATGTGGCCATCTGCATCCCACTAAGATACACAGCCATCATGAACAAGAGGATTTGCATCCAGTTCTCTGCTGCATGTTGGTTTGTTGGATTGTTGGTGGCAGCAGGACACACAGCTGTtatcttctctctttccttttgtGGACCCAACATTATTAACCATTTCTTCTGTGATATTCAGCCTTTGCTCATGCTTGTTTGTGGGGACACTTATTGGAATGAAGTCCAAGTCATTGCTGTCGCTGGTGTGGTGCTGATGTTGCCCTTCATTCTTGTTCTCATTTCTTACATCCGTATCATCACTACCATTCTGAAGATGAGTTCAGCCAAAAGCAGGAGCAAGGCTTTCTCCACGTGCTCATCTCACCTCATTGTAGTATCCCTGTACTATGGCACAGCAGTCTTTATGTACACAAGGCCTAAGGCCAGTTACTCTTTGGATAAAGACAAATGGTTCACTCTGTTATATTGCGTTGTTACTCCACTAGTGAACCCTATCATATATAGTCTGAGGAACAAGGAGGTGAAGGGAGCACTATGGAAATTGGGTGACAAAATGTTTCAGAGGCTAGAAAGATAA